One region of Lampris incognitus isolate fLamInc1 chromosome 12, fLamInc1.hap2, whole genome shotgun sequence genomic DNA includes:
- the si:ch211-222n4.2 gene encoding coiled-coil domain-containing protein 74A, whose amino-acid sequence MDTRVVSLQRDVHFLQQQHRETLQKLHAEIDDLRRKNKELQYKLIMDPPKSSRKSLTRSLQGIRTPTQGSEAHRGIYPEQPLQDVRPTQDKTCRTGECEEVLGSSPQHPSKELRGGLITSLQPLRIHSSPTHPPRAPTLQECEVIIRQLYNANSMQSQEILRVKAVLRDIVFNKKITPENYILTKAYLADGPRKASGAERFPQLARQPLPMKPSRPSPAVVADRVILPALKQSIKSTMAERQKRTQAVQRNRLKRTVQ is encoded by the exons ATGGACACCCGCGTCGTGTCGCTGCAGAGGGACGTCCacttcctgcagcagcagcacagggaGACTCTGCAGAAGCTCCACGCTGAGATAGACGACCTCAGACGCAAGAACAAGG AGCTGCAGTACAAGCTGATAATGGATCCTCCAAAATCAAGCAGAAAAT CGTTGACACGAAGCTTGCAGGGAATCAGAACGCCTACCCAGGGAAGTGAAGCCCACAGAGGGATTTACCCTGAGCAGCCGCTGCAGGATGTACGGCCCACGCAGGACAAGACTTGCAG AACAGGAGAGTGCGAAGAAGTCCTCGGATCGTCTCCTCAGCATCCCAGCAAAGAGTTGAGGGGTGGGCTCATCACCTCATTGCAGCCCCTCCGCATCCACAGCAGTCCCACTCACCCACCCCGGGCTCCCACCCTGCAGGAGTGTGAGGTCATCATCAGACAGCTCTACAACGCCAACAGCATGCAATCTCAAGAA ATTTTACGAGTGAAGGCGGTGCTGAGAGACATTGTATTCAACAAGAAAATCACCCCAGAGAACTACATCCTGACCAAGGCCTACCTTGCTGACGGCCCACG CAAAGCTTCGGGGGCAGAGAGGTTTCCCCAGCTTGCACGTCAACCACTTCCAATGAAACC GTCTAGGCCGTCTCCGGCTGTGGTGGCAGACAGGGTTATCCTCCCAGCTCTCAAACAGAGCATCAAGTCCACGAtggcagagagacagaagaggaccCAGGCTGTGCAGAGGAATCGTTTGAAAAGGACGGTGCAGTGA